The Fusarium oxysporum Fo47 chromosome II, complete sequence genome includes a region encoding these proteins:
- a CDS encoding lysophospholipase catalytic domain-containing protein translates to MAISSGFALLLAASAALNPVAAAPSIDDAFVAISNSDFSPRSVSKRGTPQAPDGYVPSKVDCPSTRPTIRNGSSISSMERDWIPKRRNETISPIRTLLKRLAIPGFDSEAYLKDAETDPTALPNIGIAISGGGYRAMLCGAGALAAWDIRSDGSDKDGNLGGLLQSATYLSGLSGGGWLVGSLMMNNFTSVQESVNYPGIWQLENSILEGPENYSLLQYYNTIFDAVSEKKDAGYERSLTDYWGRMLSYQLINVTDGGPSYTWSSIADDPDFSEGKAPMPIIIADGRAPNETIISLNATNFEFTPWELGSYDPVLQGFVPLKYVGSEFDNGKLPKDKSCIAGFDNAGFVMGTSSSLFNQIVLYLNEDDNNYVPDGVPDIAVEAVTSVLKAIGSDNNDIADWTPNPFKGWNDENNLSAESERLTLVDGGEDLQNIPYYPHIRKDREVDVVFSFDSSADTDYGWPNGASPIATYERSLTNISEGSSFPSVPGKNTFLNLGLNTRPTFFGCNATNMTDPSPLIVYIPNYPYVYSSNISTFQMSINTSELSAIIENGYAVATMLNGTRDKDWPVCVGCAMLSRSFDRTNTTVPDKCQECFTNYCWNGTLDEREPSEYNPTFIGEQIEVESSASKASSAFIAIAAIAGFMLAI, encoded by the exons ATGGCCATTTCTTCGGGCTTCGCCCTTTTGCTGGCTGCCAGCGCCGCACTGAATCCCGTCGCTGCTGCACCTTCGA TCGACGACGCTTTTGTCGCCATCTCCAATTCAGATTTCTCTCCCCGATCAGTATCAAAACGAGGCACGCCTCAAGCCCCAGATGGCTACGTCCCCTCCAAAGTCGACTGTCCGAGTACACGACCGACGATTCGAAATGGCTCTTCCATCTCGAGCATGGAGCGCGATTGGATCCCGAAGCGTCGCAACGAAACCATCTCCCCTATCCGAACCCTCTTGAAGCGTCTAGCGATTCCCGGTTTCGACAGCGAGGCATACCTCAAGGATGCTGAGACAGATCCTACTGCCCTTCCTAATATTGGTATTGCTATCTCTGGAGGTGGCTACCGTGCTATGCTTTGCGGTGCTGGTGCGCTGGCAGCTTGGGATATTCGTTCCGATGGAAGCGACAAGGATGGAAATCTTGGTGGTCTTCTACAAAGTGCGACATATCTTTCAGGTCTTTCCGGTGGTGGATGGCTTGTGGGCagtttgatgatgaacaaCTTTACTTCTGTCCAGGAAAGCGTGAACTATCCCGGAATTTGGCAGTTGGAGAATTCGATCCTCGAGGGCCCTGAGAATTActctcttctccagtacTACAATACGATTTTCGACGCCGTCTCCGAAAAGAAGGATGCTGGTTATGAACGATCTCTGACTGATTACTGGGGCCGTATGCTGTCGTACCAACTTATTAATGTAACAGATGGTGGTCCCTCATATACATGGTCTTCAATCGCCGACGATCCTGACTTCTCCGAGGGCAAGGCCCCTATGCCCATCATCATTGCGGATGGTCGTGCGCCAAACGAGACTATTATCAGTCTCAACGCGACCAATTTCGAGTTCACCCCCTGGGAGCTTGGTTCCTACGACCCCGTTCTTCAGGGCTTCGTTCCTCTCAAGTATGTCGGTTCAGAGTTCGATAACGGCAAGCTACCAAAGGACAAGTCCTGCATTGCTGGTTTCGACAACGCCGGCTTCGTCATGGGAACTTCTAGCAGTCTCTTCAACCAGATCGTTCTGTATCTTAACGAAGACGACAACAACTACGTTCCTGACGGTGTTCCGGATATCGCAGTCGAAGCCGTAACCTCTGTTCTCAAAGCTATTGGCTCTGACAACAACGATATTGCTGACTGGACTCCTAACCCCTTCAAGGGCTGGAATGACGAGAATAACTTGAGCGCCGAATCTGAGCGACTCACTCTCgtcgatggtggtgaagaCCTCCAGAACATCCCTTACTATCCTCACATCCGAAAAGATCGTGAGGTCGATGTCGTCTTCTCCTTCGACTCCTCCGCCGATACCGATTACGGCTGGCCCAACGGCGCATCTCCCATCGCCACCTACGAGCGCTCTCTCACCAACATCTCAGAGGGCTCATCATTCCCATCCGTCCCCGGCAAGAACACATTCCTCAACCTGGGCCTCAACACCCGCCCAACTTTCTTCGGCTGCAACGCAACCAACATGACCGACCCCTCACCCCTCATCGTCTACATCCCCAACTACCCATATGTCTACTCCTCCAACATCTCCACCTTCCAAATGAGCATCAACACCTCCGAGCTCTCCGCCATCATCGAGAACGGCTACGCCGTAGCTACCATGCTAAACGGCACGCGCGACAAGGACTGGCCCGTCTGCGTTGGCTGCGCAATGCTCTCTCGCAGTTTCGACCGTACAAACACCACTGTTCCTGATAAGTGTCAGGAATGCTTCACGAATTACTGCTGGAACGGAACTCTTGATGAGAGAGAGCCCAGCGAGTATAACCCTACTTTCATCGGCGAGCAGATCGAGGTGGAAAGCTCAGCGTCAAAGGCCAGCAGCGCTTTTATCGCTATTGCAGCTATTGCAGGATTTATGCTCGCCATTTAA